The following are encoded together in the Iodobacter fluviatilis genome:
- a CDS encoding phage portal protein: MTKPWYDAERVNQSGSVVLKKWMAERERQRNAPVVQKRFFSAAQSGRLTESWSTTPTTINQDLKRGLKALRARSRDLARNNDYARNFVRMAVRNIVGPEGFGLQVQAAKPNGIIDETDSSYIESVFAQWGKRGQCEVTGQHSFLTMQRLLLETLAKDGETLVRRIKGKGLFGYQVQLIDVSLLDEALNSEAAGQNRIVMGVEIDEWAKPVAYHIKQDTRVTGQHLRIPADQIWHLFLPLEIGQARGVPWMTTGMLRLNMLAGYEEAAVTAARVGAAKMGFFTQEETSSGGPAMGEYDNAADRMITDAEPGTFETLPPGVDFKSFNPDYPHALYGEFTKACLRGMAAGMGVSYNGLSNDLENVNYSSIRAGLLDERDEWLSLQSWFADVFLAPLYEEWLSLAILSGQLVLPMAKLAKFQAHRWQGRRWQWVDPLRDAKADIMLLDAGLATRSDLLAARGVDPVSFVQRLQADLDKWQPIMEKIIQQKVPADAGIASSGGADASA; encoded by the coding sequence ATGACTAAGCCTTGGTATGACGCGGAGCGGGTTAATCAATCTGGGTCCGTAGTACTTAAAAAGTGGATGGCAGAGCGGGAGCGGCAAAGAAATGCACCCGTAGTGCAAAAACGATTTTTTAGCGCAGCACAATCCGGCAGGTTGACAGAATCATGGTCTACCACGCCCACCACCATTAATCAGGATTTAAAGCGTGGCTTAAAGGCGCTACGGGCCAGATCGCGTGATCTGGCCCGCAATAATGATTACGCCCGTAATTTTGTGCGGATGGCGGTGCGCAATATCGTTGGCCCCGAAGGCTTTGGCTTGCAAGTGCAGGCAGCTAAGCCAAACGGCATCATCGATGAAACGGATAGCAGCTACATCGAATCGGTATTTGCACAGTGGGGCAAGCGTGGCCAGTGCGAGGTAACGGGCCAGCATTCTTTTTTAACGATGCAAAGGCTGTTACTTGAAACCTTAGCCAAAGACGGCGAAACGCTGGTGCGGCGTATTAAGGGCAAGGGCTTGTTTGGCTATCAGGTGCAGCTGATCGATGTCAGCTTGCTGGATGAAGCATTAAACAGTGAAGCCGCTGGCCAAAACCGCATTGTGATGGGCGTAGAGATTGATGAATGGGCTAAGCCGGTGGCCTATCACATTAAGCAAGATACGCGCGTTACTGGGCAGCACTTGCGTATTCCGGCGGATCAAATCTGGCATTTATTTCTGCCTTTAGAGATCGGCCAAGCGCGAGGTGTGCCGTGGATGACTACCGGCATGCTGCGCTTAAATATGTTGGCTGGCTATGAAGAGGCTGCAGTCACTGCGGCAAGGGTGGGTGCCGCAAAAATGGGCTTCTTTACCCAAGAAGAGACCAGCAGCGGTGGCCCTGCGATGGGTGAATACGACAATGCCGCAGATAGAATGATTACCGATGCTGAGCCGGGCACATTCGAGACCTTGCCTCCGGGGGTAGATTTTAAATCGTTTAACCCCGATTACCCGCACGCGCTCTATGGCGAATTCACCAAAGCCTGCTTACGCGGCATGGCTGCAGGGATGGGGGTTTCTTATAACGGGCTATCCAATGATCTGGAAAACGTTAATTACTCCTCTATCCGAGCTGGCTTGCTTGATGAGCGAGATGAATGGCTTTCTTTGCAAAGTTGGTTTGCGGATGTCTTTCTCGCCCCCTTATACGAAGAGTGGTTGTCGCTGGCCATCCTTTCCGGCCAGCTTGTCTTGCCGATGGCCAAGCTGGCGAAGTTTCAGGCGCACCGCTGGCAAGGTCGGCGCTGGCAATGGGTTGATCCGCTTAGAGATGCCAAGGCCGACATTATGTTGCTGGATGCAGGTTTGGCGACGAGATCAGATCTACTCGCAGCGCGCGGTGTAGACCCGGTGAGCTTTGTTCAGCGCTTGCAAGCTGATCTGGATAAGTGGCA